One Alicyclobacillus vulcanalis genomic region harbors:
- a CDS encoding ABC transporter permease: MFYLKFFAKRFVAIVITLAAVIAISYIMMYYSPGGFMNTTQLASALAPLAAQDPAAYQKLMEQFQSRYGLNLPLWKQILLYEWHTFTFNFGNSMQNPTLSIMSQLKGSLPISVFLAFGSVVVSVVIGIPMGVIAALKRNSWVDYLVTSLSMFGQAIPSFVLAVIFVLIFGVVWQNILPVTGWGTPADAVLPILSLAAGNIGVVARYMRGSLIETMRQDFIRTAKAKGVKYWALVIRHGVRNSLTALITVIGPQFAFTVVGTVWVENIFAIPGLGKVISTAFTNFDFPMAITAVFILGATIMLTNLVVDLIYSWMDPRVKLQ; encoded by the coding sequence ATGTTCTACCTCAAGTTTTTCGCCAAGCGATTTGTCGCCATCGTGATCACCCTGGCGGCCGTCATTGCCATTTCGTACATCATGATGTACTACTCGCCCGGGGGATTCATGAACACGACGCAGCTTGCGTCCGCCCTCGCGCCGCTCGCCGCTCAGGACCCCGCCGCTTATCAGAAACTCATGGAGCAGTTTCAGAGTCGGTATGGCCTGAATTTGCCGCTGTGGAAACAGATTCTGCTTTATGAATGGCACACGTTTACCTTCAACTTCGGGAATTCCATGCAAAATCCGACCTTGAGCATCATGTCACAGTTGAAAGGTTCACTGCCCATCAGCGTCTTCCTCGCGTTTGGCTCGGTCGTCGTATCGGTCGTGATCGGCATCCCGATGGGGGTCATCGCGGCGCTCAAGCGGAACTCGTGGGTCGATTATCTGGTGACGTCGCTGTCGATGTTTGGCCAGGCCATCCCGTCGTTTGTGCTCGCGGTCATCTTTGTGCTCATCTTCGGCGTTGTCTGGCAAAACATCCTGCCCGTCACGGGGTGGGGAACGCCTGCGGATGCGGTCCTGCCCATTTTGTCTCTGGCCGCAGGGAATATCGGCGTGGTCGCGCGCTACATGCGAGGCAGCCTGATCGAGACCATGAGACAGGATTTCATTCGGACCGCCAAGGCGAAGGGCGTGAAGTACTGGGCGCTCGTCATCCGGCACGGCGTGCGCAACTCGCTCACCGCGCTCATCACCGTGATCGGGCCCCAATTTGCGTTCACGGTCGTCGGCACCGTGTGGGTGGAGAACATTTTTGCCATTCCGGGCCTCGGAAAGGTCATCTCCACGGCGTTCACCAACTTCGACTTCCCCATGGCCATCACAGCGGTCTTCATCTTGGGGGCGACCATCATGCTGACCAACCTGGTGGTGGACCTCATTTACTCCTGGATGGACCCGCGGGTGAAGCTCCAGTGA
- a CDS encoding ABC transporter permease: protein MFVAIAVTQPHAPARRARRNSPMYRAWQRYRKNGFAVAGLVWVIIFFIIGIIGPWIAPYSYTYADFLHMHSGPSWQHWFGTDTVGYDVFSQILYSIRYALEIALGATCVSFLIGVILGLWAGLAGGLIDIIVMRAVDFMFALPSFFFALILMVMLGKGIFPMILAIGVPGWAGYARLIRSLVLAMRNGEMVEAARALGASQWHIARKYMFPNVVGSMVVSLAFGIPYDLTAQAGLSIVGMGLNPPMPSFGNMLAQAGANILGFPWLLYFPAGVFAITLLSFLFVADGLQEAFNPKGGV, encoded by the coding sequence ATGTTTGTGGCTATCGCGGTAACGCAGCCCCACGCACCAGCGCGGCGCGCTAGACGGAACTCGCCGATGTACCGCGCCTGGCAGAGGTACCGGAAAAACGGCTTTGCCGTGGCAGGCCTCGTGTGGGTCATCATCTTCTTCATCATTGGCATTATCGGGCCGTGGATCGCGCCGTACAGCTATACGTACGCCGATTTCCTGCACATGCACTCGGGGCCTTCCTGGCAGCACTGGTTTGGCACCGATACCGTGGGGTACGACGTCTTCAGCCAAATCTTGTATAGCATTCGCTACGCGCTCGAAATTGCGCTAGGCGCCACGTGCGTCAGCTTTTTGATCGGCGTCATTTTGGGCCTTTGGGCAGGGCTCGCCGGCGGTCTCATCGACATCATCGTCATGCGCGCCGTCGACTTTATGTTCGCGTTGCCCTCGTTTTTCTTTGCACTGATTTTGATGGTGATGCTCGGCAAGGGCATCTTTCCCATGATCCTCGCCATTGGCGTGCCGGGCTGGGCGGGATACGCCCGCCTCATCCGCTCCCTCGTACTCGCGATGCGGAACGGCGAGATGGTAGAGGCCGCACGGGCACTCGGCGCCTCGCAGTGGCATATTGCGCGCAAGTACATGTTTCCGAACGTCGTGGGGAGCATGGTGGTCTCCCTGGCGTTTGGCATTCCGTATGACCTGACTGCGCAAGCAGGCCTCAGCATCGTGGGCATGGGGTTAAATCCGCCGATGCCGTCGTTTGGCAACATGCTGGCGCAGGCGGGCGCCAACATCCTCGGCTTCCCGTGGCTCCTCTACTTCCCTGCTGGCGTCTTCGCCATCACGCTCCTCTCGTTCTTGTTCGTCGCCGACGGCCTGCAGGAAGCGTTCAACCCGAAGGGAGGCGTATGA
- a CDS encoding ABC transporter ATP-binding protein produces the protein MSSEALLEVREVSKRFRVQGRDLHAVEKVSFELQRGQTFGLVGESGSGKSTLGRLVLKLLDATEGRIVYQGKDITGFTQKQMRPLRREMQIIFQDPMASMSPRMTIGMAIEDAMIIHKIGTKEERQRRIDELLERVGLPREVKWAYPHELSGGQLQRVGIARALSLNPKLVICDEPISALDVSIQVQVIQLLRELQQDYDLTYIFISHNLAVVEYLSDVVAVLYLGEVVEQAPAEELFSRPTHPYTQVLIQSILKMPKSAEERQTLTSIQGEIPSPFDPPKGCPFHPRCPVATDICRTVKPERRHIAPQHAVACHLAT, from the coding sequence ATGTCATCTGAGGCGCTGCTCGAGGTGCGCGAGGTGTCGAAGCGGTTCCGCGTGCAAGGGCGGGACCTTCACGCGGTGGAAAAGGTCTCGTTTGAGCTTCAGCGCGGGCAGACGTTTGGGCTGGTCGGCGAGAGCGGGTCGGGAAAGTCCACGCTCGGGCGGTTGGTGCTCAAGCTGCTCGACGCGACGGAGGGAAGAATTGTCTACCAGGGCAAGGACATCACGGGCTTCACGCAGAAGCAGATGCGGCCCCTCAGGCGGGAGATGCAAATCATCTTTCAGGACCCGATGGCGAGCATGAGTCCGCGCATGACGATTGGCATGGCCATTGAGGACGCGATGATCATCCACAAGATCGGGACCAAGGAGGAGCGCCAACGGCGCATCGATGAGTTGCTCGAGCGCGTGGGCTTGCCTCGCGAGGTCAAGTGGGCATATCCGCACGAACTCTCAGGAGGGCAGCTGCAGCGCGTCGGGATCGCGCGCGCGTTGTCATTGAATCCGAAACTCGTCATCTGCGACGAGCCGATTTCGGCGCTCGACGTGTCGATCCAAGTGCAGGTCATTCAGCTGCTCCGCGAGCTTCAGCAGGACTACGACTTGACCTACATCTTCATCTCGCACAATCTGGCGGTTGTCGAGTACCTGAGCGACGTCGTAGCGGTCTTGTACTTGGGCGAGGTGGTGGAGCAGGCGCCGGCGGAGGAGCTCTTCTCTCGGCCGACGCACCCCTACACGCAGGTGCTGATCCAGTCCATTTTGAAGATGCCAAAAAGCGCTGAAGAGCGCCAAACGCTGACGTCCATTCAGGGCGAGATTCCGTCTCCCTTCGATCCGCCGAAGGGGTGCCCGTTTCACCCGCGCTGTCCGGTCGCCACGGACATATGCCGGACGGTGAAGCCGGAGCGGCGCCATATCGCGCCTCAGCACGCGGTGGCGTGTCATCTCGCCACCTGA
- a CDS encoding HAD family hydrolase, whose protein sequence is MKAVIFDFDGTLLDTERAWWEAYSALYRRHGRQFPSHLYAKTVGTTNDAFDPIQHLCEAETNLKPGDAAREVEAAHRELLEGEPLRPGVRASLEELHRLGIAIGLATSSHRAYVEPFLVQHRIRDFFAVVATADDVEQVKPHPALYQLACQRLGVAPRNALAVEDSPNGAQAAIAAGLHVLCVPNALTQQMAFPDGCHFRRSLEGLDWEMLIASLLKD, encoded by the coding sequence ATGAAGGCTGTCATCTTTGACTTCGATGGGACACTTCTCGATACCGAGCGGGCGTGGTGGGAGGCGTACAGCGCCCTCTATCGCCGGCATGGACGCCAGTTTCCGAGTCACCTGTATGCCAAGACCGTGGGGACGACGAACGACGCGTTCGATCCCATTCAGCACCTTTGCGAGGCCGAAACGAACCTGAAGCCCGGGGACGCCGCGCGCGAGGTCGAAGCAGCGCATCGCGAGCTTCTCGAGGGCGAACCGCTGCGGCCCGGCGTGCGGGCGTCGCTTGAAGAACTCCATCGCCTCGGGATCGCCATCGGCCTCGCGACAAGCTCGCATCGCGCGTACGTCGAGCCGTTTCTCGTGCAACATCGGATTCGCGACTTCTTTGCAGTCGTCGCGACTGCGGACGACGTCGAGCAAGTGAAGCCGCATCCGGCCTTATACCAATTGGCTTGCCAACGTCTCGGCGTCGCGCCCAGGAACGCGCTCGCCGTCGAGGATTCGCCAAATGGCGCGCAAGCGGCCATCGCCGCTGGCCTGCACGTGCTGTGCGTGCCCAACGCCTTGACACAGCAGATGGCATTTCCGGATGGATGCCACTTTCGCAGAAGTTTGGAGGGGTTGGATTGGGAGATGTTGATAGCCTCGCTATTGAAAGATTAG
- a CDS encoding ABC transporter ATP-binding protein yields the protein MTVSQPLLSIEDLYVEFDRGEDTVYAVNGVSFSIAEGETLGIVGESGSGKSVTLMSAIGLIRENGRIRSGRALFQGTDLLKLSQRQLEDIRGREIGVVFQDPMTSLNPVMRIGDQIMEAMLAHHFCSHREAFERTLQLLHEMGIPEPKARFKNYPHEFSGGMRQRIMMAIALACEPQLLIADEPTTALDVTVQMQILALLEEQRRKRNMAVAIITHDFGVATNFCDRIIVLYAGQIMEVADTKAFIRESAHPYTVGLKHSIIEMGHRSKPLRPIPGMAPTVTEPPKSCPFAPRCPLASDRCRHELPELREIGPGHWVACHRAEEVLEDVI from the coding sequence ATGACGGTGTCACAGCCGCTCTTGTCCATCGAAGATCTGTACGTCGAGTTCGATCGAGGCGAAGACACGGTCTACGCGGTCAACGGCGTCAGCTTCTCCATCGCCGAAGGCGAGACGCTCGGCATCGTCGGAGAAAGCGGTTCAGGGAAGTCGGTCACCCTCATGTCCGCGATCGGCCTAATTCGGGAAAACGGCCGCATTCGGTCGGGAAGGGCGCTGTTTCAGGGGACCGACTTGTTGAAACTGTCTCAACGCCAGTTGGAGGACATCCGCGGCCGCGAGATAGGCGTCGTGTTTCAGGATCCAATGACGAGCCTGAATCCGGTGATGCGCATCGGCGATCAGATCATGGAAGCCATGTTGGCGCATCATTTCTGCAGCCATCGGGAGGCGTTCGAGCGAACGCTTCAGCTGCTGCACGAGATGGGCATTCCAGAGCCGAAGGCCAGGTTCAAGAACTATCCGCACGAGTTCTCGGGCGGCATGCGCCAGCGGATCATGATGGCCATTGCGCTCGCATGTGAACCGCAACTGCTGATCGCGGACGAACCGACGACGGCGCTCGACGTCACCGTCCAGATGCAAATCCTCGCGCTGCTCGAGGAGCAGCGGCGCAAGCGGAACATGGCCGTTGCCATCATCACGCACGACTTCGGCGTCGCGACGAATTTCTGCGACCGGATCATCGTGCTGTACGCGGGTCAGATCATGGAGGTGGCAGACACCAAGGCGTTTATCCGCGAGTCGGCCCATCCGTACACCGTGGGGCTCAAACACTCGATCATCGAGATGGGTCATCGATCGAAGCCGTTGCGTCCGATCCCAGGGATGGCGCCGACGGTGACGGAACCTCCGAAGAGCTGCCCGTTTGCACCGCGTTGTCCGCTGGCAAGCGATCGGTGCCGGCACGAGTTGCCCGAGCTGCGCGAGATAGGTCCCGGACACTGGGTGGCGTGTCACCGGGCCGAGGAGGTGCTGGAAGATGTCATCTGA